A window of Chitinophaga sp. MM2321 contains these coding sequences:
- a CDS encoding RidA family protein yields the protein MTPTERFQALGLKLPPAPAPSGVYKPVLIDGKHVYASGHGPVQDDKSLIIGRIGRELSMEEGKLAARQVGLTILSTLVANLGSLDKIKRVIKVLGMVNCVPEFERHPYIINGCSELFAQVWGEENGIGVRSAVGFGSLPDNIPVEIEALFELA from the coding sequence ATGACACCAACAGAAAGATTCCAGGCTTTAGGGCTGAAGCTGCCACCAGCACCCGCTCCATCAGGCGTATACAAGCCGGTGCTGATAGACGGCAAACATGTGTATGCATCGGGTCATGGCCCTGTGCAGGATGATAAAAGTCTGATCATCGGCCGTATAGGAAGGGAACTGTCCATGGAGGAAGGCAAGCTGGCCGCCCGTCAGGTGGGCCTGACCATCCTGTCTACGTTGGTAGCCAACCTCGGTAGCCTGGATAAAATAAAACGTGTGATCAAAGTATTGGGCATGGTAAACTGTGTTCCTGAGTTTGAACGTCATCCGTATATTATCAATGGTTGCAGCGAGCTGTTTGCCCAGGTATGGGGAGAAGAGAATGGAATAGGCGTGCGCAGTGCAGTGGGTTTTGGTTCTTTGCCGGATAATATCCCGGTAGAAATAGAAGCCTTGTTTGAACTGGCGTAA
- a CDS encoding D-TA family PLP-dependent enzyme, with protein MEWYQLTNIDQIDSPAIVMYKDRVAENIRLLTTMIDDVQRLRPHVKTNKTAEVVKMMQDAGIQRFKCATIAEAEMLGMLAAADVLLAYQPVGPKVVRLLELVQKYPGTAFSCLVDNRTTAEAISKVFAAQSRRLPVYIDLNVGMNRTGIKPGKDALALYQYLHTLPGITPAGLHAYDGHLHETDMAIRKQHCDEAYAPVAELSRAILDSGLPQPQIIAGGSPTFPIHAQRAGIQCSPGTFVFWDWGYANNLPEQPFNWAAVVITRVISVIDEHHLCLDLGHKSIAAESPQPRVYFLNVPAAQPVSQSEEHLVVEVTDASQYPVGTVFYGVPLHICPTVALYERAYVAENNSCIGTWRIVARDRQLSI; from the coding sequence ATGGAGTGGTATCAGCTTACAAACATAGACCAGATTGATTCTCCGGCTATTGTTATGTATAAGGACAGGGTAGCAGAAAACATCCGTCTTTTAACGACGATGATAGATGATGTACAACGGTTACGCCCCCACGTAAAAACGAATAAGACTGCGGAAGTAGTGAAAATGATGCAGGATGCAGGTATTCAACGTTTCAAATGTGCCACCATTGCGGAGGCTGAAATGCTGGGGATGTTGGCAGCGGCAGATGTATTGCTGGCGTATCAACCCGTAGGCCCCAAGGTGGTGCGTTTGCTGGAGTTGGTACAAAAATATCCGGGTACTGCTTTTTCCTGCCTGGTAGATAACCGCACCACTGCGGAGGCTATCAGTAAAGTGTTTGCAGCACAGTCCCGTCGGCTGCCTGTTTACATAGACCTGAATGTAGGCATGAACCGCACCGGTATCAAACCGGGAAAGGATGCACTGGCATTGTATCAATACCTGCACACCTTACCGGGTATTACACCGGCCGGACTGCATGCATACGATGGCCATCTGCATGAAACGGATATGGCTATACGAAAACAACATTGCGACGAAGCATACGCACCTGTAGCGGAATTGTCCCGTGCTATTCTTGACAGTGGCCTGCCACAACCGCAGATCATTGCAGGAGGCTCACCTACATTTCCTATACATGCGCAGCGGGCAGGCATTCAGTGCAGCCCCGGCACATTCGTATTCTGGGACTGGGGATATGCCAACAACCTACCGGAACAACCCTTTAACTGGGCCGCCGTAGTTATTACGAGAGTGATTTCTGTTATTGATGAACACCACTTATGCCTTGACCTTGGACATAAATCCATCGCTGCCGAGAGCCCGCAACCGCGTGTATATTTTCTGAATGTACCAGCGGCGCAACCAGTATCGCAAAGTGAAGAACACCTGGTGGTGGAAGTAACAGACGCTTCGCAATATCCTGTAGGCACTGTGTTCTATGGGGTACCGCTGCATATTTGTCCGACAGTAGCCTTATATGAAAGGGCGTATGTGGCTGAAAATAATTCCTGCATCGGCACCTGGCGGATTGTAGCGAGGGACAGACAACTTAGTATTTAA
- a CDS encoding DUF6169 family protein, whose translation MFNLYKLSELKSGFYEFTTEQNVVYAVYFGDGQSYFHDYPEFSGEVLTFGFDRITETGKPRLDINVRFTITWLIIHYLQNNQDKILFFVCDSADSRGAGRKKIFEQWYRHLKVDYIEMHNESIYTGDMDIHCSILLHSHNSMKEYIISSFRDLSHATTQKLKSY comes from the coding sequence TTGTTCAACCTCTATAAACTTTCTGAGCTAAAAAGCGGATTTTATGAATTCACAACGGAGCAAAACGTTGTGTATGCTGTCTATTTTGGAGATGGGCAAAGCTATTTTCATGATTATCCCGAATTCTCCGGAGAAGTACTCACTTTCGGGTTCGATAGAATCACGGAAACCGGAAAACCCAGGCTGGATATAAATGTAAGATTTACTATCACCTGGCTTATCATTCATTACCTGCAAAACAATCAGGACAAAATACTATTTTTTGTTTGTGACAGTGCCGACAGCAGAGGAGCAGGTAGAAAGAAAATATTTGAACAATGGTACAGGCATCTCAAAGTTGATTATATAGAAATGCACAACGAATCCATTTATACCGGGGATATGGACATCCATTGTTCTATCCTGCTCCACTCCCATAACAGCATGAAGGAGTACATCATTTCCTCCTTCCGGGACCTCAGCCATGCTACTACACAAAAACTCAAATCTTATTAG
- a CDS encoding rhomboid family intramembrane serine protease yields MPITLLLIGMNVIVFLLTTLTGMDIWWGNGEQLLHWGANYWPLTMHSQYWRLLTSMFLHAGLWHLFTNMLGLFIVGMFLEPVLRRYRFVITYLLTGILADYASIWYHKSAVGVGASGAIFGLYGVFLALLTTSLFRPSARKTLLVSISLFVALNFVAALFAVGIDNAAHLTGFLSGIVAGYILFFTLTKADGARLPG; encoded by the coding sequence ATGCCCATAACTCTCCTGCTGATTGGGATGAATGTGATCGTATTCCTGCTCACTACATTAACGGGTATGGATATATGGTGGGGAAACGGCGAACAATTGCTCCACTGGGGGGCCAACTATTGGCCGCTTACCATGCATAGCCAGTACTGGCGCCTGCTTACCAGTATGTTCCTGCATGCAGGATTATGGCACCTCTTTACCAATATGCTGGGGTTATTTATAGTCGGCATGTTCTTGGAACCGGTGCTGCGCCGATATAGATTTGTAATTACCTATCTATTGACGGGTATCCTGGCAGATTATGCCAGCATCTGGTATCATAAAAGTGCAGTGGGCGTAGGCGCATCCGGCGCTATTTTCGGGCTCTATGGCGTGTTTCTCGCATTATTAACCACCTCTCTTTTCCGGCCTTCCGCACGTAAAACCCTCCTGGTTAGTATCAGCCTGTTCGTGGCATTGAATTTTGTAGCTGCCCTCTTTGCGGTAGGAATAGACAATGCTGCACATCTCACCGGATTTCTGAGCGGCATCGTAGCCGGATATATTCTCTTCTTCACTCTCACCAAAGCAGATGGGGCCAGGCTACCAGGGTAA
- a CDS encoding ABC transporter permease produces MQSLDIFSLAYRSVSGNRLRTGLTVAIIAVGITVLVGILTAIDSMKNSIYTSFASMGANSFSLRNRDMQVHIGDDNEKASKGNKNVKKVKKSNSYKPIRYQEALLFKQRYKFPATVSISFRASGIATVYKDDKKTNPNVQVIGGDESYLDISNYEISAGRNFNSLDVESGRNVAILGKDVAEKLFGKKLKDVVNNTIRVGDIRYRVVGVLATKGSSNIMSADNVVITTVNNTRRVFDRPNASYQIGVAVKDIKQMDAAQGEATGAFRIIRGLAINEEDNFVISKSDSIAEMLFASLSKVNLFAIAIAFITLFGSAIGLMNIMLVSVAERTREIGVTKALGATSHTIRTQFLYEAIIISVMGGLIGVFMGMLLGNIVSALLKSSFIIPWLWILIGVSLCAAVGLVSGIYPAYKASKLDPIIALRYE; encoded by the coding sequence ATGCAATCTCTGGATATCTTTTCCCTGGCATATCGTTCTGTGAGTGGCAACAGGCTGCGCACGGGCCTTACAGTGGCTATCATTGCTGTAGGGATCACAGTACTGGTGGGCATCCTTACGGCGATAGACAGCATGAAAAATAGCATCTATACCAGCTTTGCCAGTATGGGCGCCAATAGTTTCTCCCTCCGCAACAGGGACATGCAGGTGCATATAGGCGATGATAATGAGAAGGCATCCAAAGGGAACAAGAATGTCAAAAAAGTAAAAAAATCCAATAGTTATAAACCCATTCGTTACCAGGAAGCCCTGCTTTTCAAACAACGTTATAAGTTCCCGGCTACAGTGAGCATTTCTTTCCGGGCCTCCGGTATTGCTACCGTGTATAAAGATGATAAGAAAACCAATCCGAATGTACAGGTGATCGGGGGAGATGAAAGCTACCTGGATATTTCCAATTATGAGATTTCAGCGGGACGTAATTTCAATTCACTTGATGTGGAATCCGGTCGTAATGTGGCTATACTTGGTAAGGATGTGGCCGAAAAACTATTCGGGAAGAAATTGAAAGATGTCGTCAATAATACCATCCGGGTAGGGGATATCCGTTACCGCGTGGTGGGGGTGCTGGCTACCAAAGGCAGCAGCAACATTATGAGTGCGGACAATGTGGTGATCACTACCGTGAATAACACCCGGCGGGTCTTTGACCGACCCAATGCCAGTTATCAGATAGGTGTGGCCGTTAAAGATATCAAGCAGATGGATGCGGCACAGGGAGAAGCCACCGGCGCTTTCCGTATTATCAGGGGACTGGCTATTAATGAAGAAGATAATTTTGTGATCAGTAAAAGTGACAGCATCGCAGAAATGTTGTTTGCCAGCCTGAGTAAAGTAAACCTTTTTGCCATCGCTATTGCCTTTATCACACTCTTTGGTTCTGCTATCGGACTGATGAATATTATGCTGGTATCTGTAGCGGAGCGAACCCGTGAAATAGGCGTTACCAAAGCATTAGGCGCCACCAGCCATACTATCCGTACCCAGTTCCTGTATGAAGCCATTATCATTAGTGTAATGGGCGGATTGATAGGTGTATTCATGGGAATGTTACTGGGCAACATTGTATCTGCATTGCTTAAATCCTCGTTTATAATCCCCTGGCTATGGATTCTTATCGGCGTAAGTCTTTGCGCAGCTGTTGGCTTAGTCTCCGGTATTTACCCCGCCTATAAGGCATCTAAACTCGACCCTATCATCGCATTGCGGTACGAATAA
- a CDS encoding gluconate:H+ symporter, whose amino-acid sequence MPLLIVIAAILLLVILVTWCRLNTFLSFLIVSLLMGLALRMNIMDITQSITTGIGKILGSLIVVIVFGSMLGKLVAESGAGQKIAGVLMNMFGPRYIQWSLMLTGFIVGIPLFYNIGFVLMVPLIFTVAAQTKLPVVYLGIPMLASLSVTHGYLPPHPSPTALVQQFHASMGLTLLYGFIVAVPAIILAGPVFSRFLKHYNTSPSKMFVVEPMPEDQLPGMGVSLFAALLPVLLLAFTAIAKMLIPEASIFYSIANWLGDPLIVMLLAVLNGMYLLGLRRKMPVKKVMGIMDDAVRDVAVIILVIGGSGALTQLLHDSKVSDYIAVTLQNMHLHPLLLAWGIAAIIRVCIGSATVAGLTTAGIVAPMIISSGVNPNLMVLATGAGSLMFSHVNDGGFWMFKEYFNLSVKDTIKTWSVMETIVSVTGLAGTLLLSMIV is encoded by the coding sequence ATGCCCTTATTGATTGTTATTGCGGCTATTCTGTTATTGGTAATATTGGTTACCTGGTGCCGCCTGAATACTTTCCTGTCTTTCCTGATTGTGTCATTGCTCATGGGCCTTGCGTTGCGCATGAATATCATGGATATTACGCAATCCATCACCACCGGTATCGGTAAAATACTGGGGTCGCTTATTGTGGTCATCGTTTTTGGCAGTATGCTGGGAAAGTTAGTGGCAGAAAGCGGTGCGGGACAGAAGATTGCGGGTGTGCTCATGAATATGTTTGGGCCGCGTTATATTCAGTGGTCATTAATGTTGACAGGTTTTATTGTAGGTATTCCGTTGTTTTACAACATCGGTTTTGTATTGATGGTACCGCTGATCTTTACGGTGGCTGCACAAACCAAGCTGCCGGTGGTATATCTCGGTATTCCTATGCTGGCATCTTTATCCGTAACACATGGTTATTTGCCGCCACATCCTTCGCCTACAGCACTGGTGCAACAGTTTCATGCCAGTATGGGGCTCACGTTGCTGTATGGTTTTATCGTTGCTGTTCCGGCGATTATCCTGGCGGGGCCTGTGTTTTCACGTTTTCTCAAACATTATAATACTTCACCGTCAAAAATGTTTGTGGTGGAACCCATGCCGGAAGATCAGTTGCCGGGCATGGGTGTAAGTCTTTTTGCGGCATTGTTGCCTGTATTGTTGCTGGCATTCACTGCTATTGCTAAAATGCTTATTCCGGAAGCCAGTATTTTTTATAGTATTGCCAACTGGCTGGGCGATCCGTTGATCGTGATGCTGCTGGCGGTATTAAACGGGATGTACCTGTTGGGCCTGAGAAGAAAGATGCCGGTGAAAAAAGTAATGGGGATCATGGATGATGCGGTACGCGATGTTGCCGTGATCATCCTGGTGATAGGTGGCTCCGGTGCATTGACACAACTGTTGCACGACAGTAAGGTAAGTGATTATATAGCCGTTACTTTACAGAATATGCACCTGCATCCGTTGTTGCTGGCCTGGGGCATAGCGGCAATCATCCGGGTATGTATTGGTTCCGCTACGGTAGCGGGTCTTACTACCGCAGGAATTGTGGCGCCCATGATTATTTCTTCCGGTGTAAACCCCAATTTGATGGTGCTGGCTACCGGTGCCGGCAGTCTCATGTTTTCGCACGTGAATGACGGCGGTTTCTGGATGTTCAAGGAATATTTTAACTTGTCGGTGAAAGACACCATCAAAACCTGGTCGGTAATGGAAACCATCGTTTCTGTAACGGGGCTGGCAGGTACTTTACTTTTAAGTATGATTGTATAA